A region of Pyxidicoccus parkwaysis DNA encodes the following proteins:
- a CDS encoding acetoacetate decarboxylase family protein gives MFNPPRRIDTQTGRFSRVDGIPYELPVDSKDAPVLMAAFSIDAEKAARLLPGDEVHPLRISRQKGVLLVTVIDYRTTDIGAYIEFSIAIACTFGPRRAPPLLPLLFQKKYGVGQYVVDLPVNTEISVKGGKGIWGMPKHLANLDFRIQDGSVSSRYDEGGKQAVRIEIERPKRAWLPLRMAAANYCAFRGMLMKSYIYFRGKLGFRLGRRARGQLTLGDHPRVQPLKDLGVSPQPIFTAFFPKTSGVLDDHFEAWFLSEPTLPADTYPEGLESVFQLGQSQTPMPPPGEAVTARGVSEGEMLTMEEDLVEEVRHPSHASEQEAHP, from the coding sequence ATGTTCAATCCCCCCCGACGCATCGACACGCAGACCGGCCGCTTCTCGCGCGTCGATGGCATTCCGTATGAGCTGCCGGTCGATTCGAAGGACGCGCCGGTGCTCATGGCCGCCTTCTCCATCGACGCGGAGAAGGCCGCGCGCCTGCTGCCCGGCGACGAGGTGCACCCCCTGCGCATCAGCCGACAGAAGGGCGTGCTGCTGGTGACGGTGATTGACTACCGCACCACCGACATCGGCGCGTACATTGAGTTCAGCATCGCGATTGCGTGCACCTTCGGCCCGCGCCGCGCACCGCCGCTGCTGCCGCTCCTGTTCCAGAAGAAGTACGGGGTGGGGCAGTACGTGGTCGACCTGCCGGTGAATACCGAAATCTCGGTCAAGGGCGGCAAGGGCATCTGGGGCATGCCCAAGCACCTGGCCAACCTGGACTTCCGCATCCAGGACGGCTCGGTGAGCAGCCGCTACGACGAGGGCGGGAAGCAGGCGGTGCGCATCGAAATCGAGCGGCCGAAGCGCGCCTGGCTGCCATTGCGCATGGCGGCCGCGAACTACTGCGCGTTCCGCGGCATGTTGATGAAGAGCTACATCTACTTCCGGGGGAAGCTCGGCTTCCGCCTGGGCCGGCGCGCCCGGGGGCAACTGACGCTGGGCGACCATCCGCGCGTGCAGCCGCTGAAGGATTTGGGCGTCTCGCCTCAACCCATCTTCACCGCCTTCTTCCCCAAGACGAGCGGCGTGCTCGATGACCACTTCGAGGCGTGGTTCCTCAGCGAGCCCACGCTGCCCGCGGACACGTATCCCGAGGGACTGGAGAGCGTCTTCCAGCTCGGCCAGAGCCAGACGCCCATGCCGCCTCCGGGAGAGGCGGTGACTGCGCGCGGCGTGTCCGAGGGCGAGATGCTCACGATGGAAGAGGACCTGGTGGAGGAGGTCCGGCACCCGTCGCACGCGTCCGAGCAAGAGGCGCATCCATGA
- a CDS encoding GMC oxidoreductase, whose protein sequence is MDTSDTHYDAIIVGSGFGGSVMAYRLAEAGLRVCVLERGKAYPPGSFPRSPIAMRHNIWDPSLGMHGMFNLWSFSGLGGVVSSGLGGGSLIYANVLLRKDEKTFVHEDLHDGGYESWPVTRKDLDPHYDLVERMMNAQRYPLEHEPYTATAKTQAMKVAAERLGRGGDWQLPPLAVTFSNPGEPPVPGEPIREQYPNLHGRTRTTCRLCGECDIGCNYGSKNTLDYTYLSAAKRHGAELRTLAEVKAFWPGDGGGYVVQYVDYSDTPEGEPLEVSSELLPRVTLTADRLVLAAGTFGTTYLLLKNQRHFPALSSQLGTRFCGNGDLLGFMLRCTDSTSGTRLPRVLDGGHGPVITSALHFRGQEEGGTGRGYYVEDAGYPEFINWLYEGAHQVALLKRGVRLASRIAKGWLGLTHDSDVSEEIAEVLGDCIGSATSLPLLAMGRDLPNGKMSLSKDGMLEVDWREQNSAEYFRRVRQSMADIAHALEGKMVQNPLGYLSRVITVHPLGGCPMALSPDEGVVDANGEAYGHPGLYITDGSMMPGPVGPNPSLTIAAFADRFADHLLAGRTPRRVPTPPPARPDLQAPA, encoded by the coding sequence ATGGACACCAGCGATACCCACTACGACGCAATCATCGTCGGCTCCGGCTTCGGCGGCTCGGTGATGGCCTACCGGTTGGCGGAGGCGGGCCTGCGCGTCTGCGTGCTGGAGCGCGGCAAGGCGTACCCGCCGGGCTCCTTCCCTCGCAGCCCCATTGCGATGCGCCACAACATCTGGGACCCGAGCCTGGGCATGCACGGCATGTTCAACCTCTGGTCCTTCTCGGGCCTGGGCGGCGTGGTGTCCTCCGGCCTGGGCGGTGGCTCGCTCATCTACGCCAACGTGCTGTTGCGCAAGGACGAGAAGACCTTCGTCCACGAGGACCTGCACGACGGCGGCTACGAGTCCTGGCCCGTCACCCGGAAGGACCTGGACCCGCACTACGACCTCGTGGAGCGGATGATGAACGCCCAGCGCTACCCGCTGGAGCACGAGCCCTATACGGCCACCGCCAAGACGCAGGCGATGAAGGTCGCCGCCGAGCGGCTGGGCCGTGGCGGCGACTGGCAGCTCCCTCCGCTGGCCGTCACCTTCTCCAACCCGGGCGAGCCACCGGTGCCGGGCGAGCCCATCCGCGAGCAGTACCCCAACCTCCACGGCCGCACGCGCACCACGTGCCGGCTGTGCGGTGAGTGCGACATCGGCTGCAACTACGGCAGCAAGAACACGCTGGACTATACGTACCTCTCCGCGGCGAAGCGCCACGGCGCCGAGCTGCGCACCCTCGCCGAGGTGAAGGCCTTCTGGCCCGGGGATGGCGGAGGCTACGTCGTGCAGTACGTGGACTACTCGGACACGCCCGAGGGCGAGCCGCTGGAGGTGTCGTCGGAGCTGCTGCCCCGCGTGACGCTCACCGCGGACCGGCTGGTGCTGGCCGCGGGCACCTTCGGCACCACGTACCTGCTCTTGAAGAACCAGCGGCACTTCCCGGCGCTCAGCTCGCAGCTCGGCACGCGCTTCTGCGGCAACGGAGACTTGCTCGGCTTCATGCTGCGGTGCACGGACAGCACCTCCGGCACGCGGCTGCCGCGCGTGCTGGACGGAGGCCACGGGCCCGTCATCACCAGCGCGCTCCACTTCCGGGGCCAGGAGGAGGGAGGCACCGGGCGCGGCTACTACGTGGAGGACGCCGGCTACCCGGAGTTCATCAACTGGCTCTACGAGGGCGCGCACCAGGTGGCGCTGCTCAAGCGCGGCGTGCGCCTGGCCAGCCGCATCGCCAAGGGGTGGCTCGGGCTCACCCACGACTCGGACGTCAGCGAGGAGATTGCCGAGGTGCTGGGCGACTGCATCGGCTCGGCCACCTCCCTGCCGCTGCTCGCCATGGGGCGGGACCTCCCCAACGGGAAGATGAGCCTCTCCAAGGATGGAATGCTCGAAGTCGACTGGCGCGAGCAGAACTCGGCCGAGTACTTCCGCCGCGTGCGCCAGTCCATGGCGGACATCGCCCACGCGCTGGAGGGGAAGATGGTGCAGAACCCGCTCGGCTACCTGAGCCGGGTCATCACCGTGCACCCGCTCGGAGGCTGCCCCATGGCCCTCTCGCCCGACGAGGGCGTCGTGGACGCGAATGGCGAGGCCTACGGGCACCCAGGCCTCTACATCACGGACGGCTCGATGATGCCCGGGCCCGTCGGCCCCAATCCCAGCCTCACCATCGCCGCGTTCGCGGACCGCTTCGCCGACCACCTCCTCGCCGGCCGCACGCCCCGCCGCGTGCCCACGCCGCCCCCCGCACGCCCGGACCTGCAGGCCCCCGCGTAG
- a CDS encoding J domain-containing protein, which produces MLSVPFFGTATELRRFTQGTGTSVVLVSTDGTENAFPRELADRISAWSEDVKLASASPEALARAAEGTAVHAGDVFIFADGKLSWRSEPALNLDPQALATQAVSLFISALSQQGYVRLKQRERNEAILTRVKLVAMERLLKNRAKRASRAKAAPPEPERVEDPLALLGLTPGASFEEARAARNALLQQYHPDKVAGLGPKLREVAEAETKRINAAFASLTAPVRSGRGRRE; this is translated from the coding sequence ATGCTTTCGGTTCCCTTCTTCGGCACCGCCACGGAGCTCCGTCGCTTCACGCAAGGCACCGGTACGTCGGTCGTCCTGGTGAGCACGGACGGCACGGAGAACGCGTTTCCGCGGGAGCTGGCGGACCGGATTTCGGCGTGGTCCGAGGACGTGAAGCTGGCGTCGGCCAGTCCCGAGGCGCTCGCGCGCGCCGCGGAAGGGACGGCGGTGCACGCCGGGGATGTCTTCATCTTCGCGGACGGCAAGCTGAGCTGGCGGAGCGAGCCGGCGCTGAACCTGGACCCGCAGGCGCTGGCGACGCAGGCGGTGTCGCTGTTCATCAGCGCGCTGTCGCAGCAGGGCTACGTGCGGCTCAAGCAGCGCGAGCGCAACGAGGCCATCCTCACGCGCGTGAAGCTCGTGGCCATGGAGCGGCTGCTGAAGAACCGCGCGAAGCGGGCCTCGCGCGCGAAGGCCGCGCCGCCGGAGCCCGAGCGGGTGGAGGACCCGTTGGCGCTGCTGGGGCTGACGCCGGGGGCTTCCTTCGAGGAGGCACGCGCGGCGCGCAATGCGCTGTTGCAGCAGTACCACCCGGACAAGGTGGCCGGGCTGGGGCCCAAGCTGCGCGAGGTGGCCGAGGCGGAGACGAAGCGCATCAACGCGGCCTTCGCGAGCCTCACGGCGCCGGTGCGCTCGGGGCGGGGCAGGCGCGAGTAG
- a CDS encoding TonB-dependent receptor, protein MLLWGAGALAQGTSVITGTITNAADQKPLVDAVVTATSPQLQGERTVVTDASGLYRIPQLPSGTYTLRVEHEGYEPFVRAAVVLRLDRTVRVNIQMLPSSLGEEISVTATPPTIDVGSSTSGLSVDAEFIKKIAVIRPGTKGSASRSFESLAELAPGASEDRYGVSVSGSSSPESQFTVDGLSVNDPGVGTLGTPLSVEFIQEVNVITGGYMPEYGRSTGGVLNVVTKSGSNEFHGSVFANMAPGALQRSGTEIRQEGSVVSATGSPWNQGDLGFELGGPILKDKLWFYVGAAPSFNRIRVDRQFSKLEYCDEADPANGCAAAGARRKDPTTGFGLVTPIEGSQVSRFADERSVQYIGKLTYLFNSDHNLSVSVFGTPRSSGGNGKYSFSRDGDPEVCVGLSCTGFVQGTYESIATRRSNSVMDIVAKQSSSFFDKQFLVDATLGWHHQADSTLPSDGSALGSSEGLAGQSNIAIRRTRTPHAITEFESLPDPSVCGATPAEQSRYCPVTSYSLGGPNTISEAELDRVQGKVMGTYLAQALGHHIFKAGLDAERTSFALNRARTGRTPWQECTSGNCWFSLNEYGYLSGPDTPVFLASKQGTSTSLTVGGFVQDSWNVLDKVTVNVGLRYDVQTIYGLDDKVGLYLPNQWSPRIGAIYDFTQQGRSKVFVNFARFYENVPLDMADLSFPQQQLLSATYNAPACDPRDRQSLLTGCTDANRQRLGNANEGPNQTWDAQGGDRVPVDPDIRPQSSDEFMAGAEYELALGRFGLAYTRRVLNDVIEDMSRDDGNTFFLGNPGKGFSTDFPEARRHYDAVNLYYQKTFSDGWLAQASYTWSKLRGNYSGLFRADTGQLSPNLTRDFDLVSLTTNRDGPLPGDRTHSFKAFGAREFKLTSATSFNVGGGYRARSGTPLNYLGLHPRRSGSETFILPRGSAGRLPWVHNFDTHVGVSQKLSKDYTLDVSMDVFNLFNFQQYTNVDQTLALNRVYAIEQGGKQSDLSACLDAYNPACRIVPISEAEYTVLPDGTKLPRIRASDINPNFKRPTAYQAPRSIRFGAKLSF, encoded by the coding sequence ATGTTGCTATGGGGTGCCGGGGCGTTGGCCCAGGGCACTTCGGTCATCACCGGTACCATCACCAACGCGGCGGACCAGAAGCCGCTCGTGGACGCGGTGGTGACGGCCACCTCGCCGCAGCTCCAGGGCGAGCGCACCGTCGTCACCGACGCGAGCGGACTGTACCGCATTCCGCAGCTCCCGTCGGGCACGTACACGCTGCGGGTGGAGCATGAGGGCTATGAGCCCTTCGTGCGCGCCGCCGTCGTCCTCCGGCTGGACCGCACGGTGCGCGTCAACATCCAGATGCTGCCCTCGTCGCTGGGCGAGGAGATTTCCGTCACCGCCACGCCGCCCACCATCGACGTGGGCAGCAGCACCTCGGGCCTGAGCGTGGACGCGGAGTTCATCAAGAAGATTGCCGTCATCCGTCCCGGCACCAAGGGCTCCGCGTCGCGCTCCTTCGAGTCGCTGGCCGAGCTGGCCCCGGGTGCGTCGGAGGACCGCTACGGCGTGAGCGTCAGCGGCAGCTCGTCGCCGGAGAGCCAGTTCACGGTGGACGGCCTGTCGGTGAACGACCCGGGCGTGGGCACGCTGGGCACGCCGCTGTCGGTGGAGTTCATCCAGGAGGTCAACGTCATCACCGGCGGCTACATGCCCGAGTACGGCCGCTCCACGGGCGGCGTCCTCAACGTCGTCACCAAGTCCGGCTCCAACGAGTTCCACGGCTCCGTGTTCGCCAACATGGCGCCTGGAGCCCTGCAGCGCTCGGGGACGGAAATCCGCCAGGAGGGCAGCGTCGTCTCCGCCACGGGCAGCCCGTGGAACCAGGGTGACCTCGGCTTCGAGCTGGGCGGCCCCATCCTCAAGGACAAGCTCTGGTTCTACGTGGGCGCGGCGCCGTCCTTCAACCGCATCCGCGTGGACCGCCAGTTCAGCAAGCTCGAGTACTGCGACGAGGCGGACCCGGCGAACGGCTGCGCGGCCGCGGGCGCGCGCCGCAAGGACCCGACCACCGGCTTCGGGCTGGTGACGCCCATTGAAGGCTCCCAGGTCAGCCGCTTCGCGGACGAGCGCAGCGTGCAGTACATCGGCAAGCTGACGTACCTCTTCAACTCCGACCACAACCTGTCGGTGTCCGTCTTCGGCACGCCCCGCTCCTCCGGCGGCAACGGCAAGTACTCCTTCAGCCGTGACGGAGACCCCGAGGTGTGCGTGGGCCTGTCCTGCACCGGCTTCGTCCAGGGCACCTACGAGTCCATCGCCACGCGGCGCTCCAACAGCGTCATGGACATCGTCGCGAAGCAGTCCTCGTCGTTCTTCGACAAGCAGTTCCTCGTGGACGCCACGCTGGGCTGGCACCACCAGGCCGACTCCACCCTGCCGTCGGACGGCTCGGCGCTGGGCTCCAGCGAGGGCCTGGCCGGCCAGTCCAACATCGCCATTCGCCGCACGCGCACCCCGCATGCCATCACCGAGTTCGAGTCGCTTCCCGACCCGTCCGTCTGTGGCGCCACGCCCGCCGAGCAGTCGCGCTACTGTCCCGTCACCTCCTATTCCCTCGGCGGCCCCAACACCATCAGCGAGGCGGAGCTGGACCGCGTGCAGGGCAAGGTGATGGGCACGTACCTCGCGCAGGCGCTGGGCCACCACATCTTCAAGGCCGGCCTCGACGCGGAGCGCACGAGCTTCGCCCTCAACCGCGCACGCACGGGCCGCACGCCGTGGCAGGAGTGCACGAGCGGCAACTGCTGGTTCAGCCTCAACGAGTACGGCTACCTCTCCGGGCCGGACACGCCGGTGTTCCTCGCCAGCAAGCAGGGCACGTCCACGTCGCTGACGGTGGGCGGCTTCGTGCAGGACAGTTGGAACGTGCTGGACAAGGTGACGGTCAACGTGGGCCTGCGCTACGACGTGCAGACCATCTATGGCCTGGACGACAAGGTGGGCCTGTACCTGCCCAACCAGTGGTCGCCGCGCATCGGCGCCATCTACGACTTCACCCAGCAGGGCCGCTCGAAGGTGTTCGTCAACTTCGCGCGCTTCTACGAGAACGTCCCGCTGGACATGGCGGACCTGTCCTTCCCGCAGCAGCAGCTGTTGTCCGCGACCTACAACGCGCCTGCGTGCGACCCGCGCGACCGCCAGTCCCTGCTGACGGGCTGCACCGACGCCAACCGCCAGCGCCTGGGCAACGCCAACGAGGGCCCCAACCAGACGTGGGATGCGCAGGGTGGAGACCGCGTGCCGGTGGACCCGGACATCCGCCCGCAGTCCTCGGACGAGTTCATGGCGGGCGCGGAGTACGAGCTGGCGCTGGGCCGCTTCGGTCTCGCGTACACCCGGCGCGTCCTCAACGACGTCATCGAGGACATGAGCCGTGATGACGGCAACACGTTCTTCCTGGGCAACCCGGGCAAGGGCTTCTCGACCGACTTCCCGGAGGCCCGCCGCCACTACGACGCGGTGAACCTGTACTACCAGAAGACCTTCTCCGACGGCTGGCTCGCCCAGGCCAGCTACACGTGGTCCAAGCTGCGCGGCAACTACTCCGGCCTGTTCCGCGCGGACACCGGGCAGCTGTCTCCCAACCTCACGCGCGACTTCGACCTGGTGTCGCTCACCACCAACCGCGACGGCCCGCTGCCCGGCGACCGCACGCATTCGTTCAAGGCCTTCGGCGCGCGCGAGTTCAAGCTGACCAGCGCCACCAGCTTCAACGTGGGTGGCGGCTACCGGGCCCGCTCGGGCACGCCGCTCAACTACCTGGGCCTGCACCCGCGCCGCAGCGGCTCGGAGACGTTCATCCTCCCGCGTGGCAGCGCCGGCCGCCTGCCCTGGGTGCACAACTTCGACACGCACGTGGGCGTCAGCCAGAAGCTGTCGAAGGACTACACGCTGGACGTGTCCATGGACGTGTTCAACCTCTTCAACTTCCAGCAGTACACCAACGTGGACCAGACGCTGGCGCTCAACCGCGTGTACGCCATCGAGCAGGGCGGCAAGCAGTCGGACCTCTCGGCGTGCCTGGATGCGTACAACCCCGCGTGCAGAATCGTCCCCATCTCGGAGGCCGAGTACACCGTGCTCCCCGACGGGACGAAGCTGCCGCGCATCCGCGCGTCCGACATCAACCCCAACTTCAAGCGCCCCACGGCGTACCAGGCGCCGCGGTCCATCCGCTTCGGCGCGAAGCTGAGCTTCTAG
- a CDS encoding patatin-like phospholipase family protein, whose translation MNMDTSTRVERWLQAHERQWRWVLQAIAWVTIVTGAAMIVMPGTMLASLRAGTDLTSRHTFGIEGMFMILFGGLLLQGLMRPRENGVPLLWAGIQKLAAFLAVSLGVLRGVFSPLALTVAFFDLLSGVLVLGYRAFLSREQRAAVAGNAGRLTANGAVMAPLGMSAPGVVVPLSARPRPPVVSAASTEEAHASDASPPAPGMSVAETADLRASEPARPLLPLIASGRKRSLILAGGGMRVAWQAGVLRALADAGLTFQHGDGTSGGIINLAMLLSGESPKEMCDRWRTLRVKDFVSFVSPEKYLRAWDMEAMGDADGIVQHVFPHLGIDVDAIRANASMEGTFNVCDFTRKTNDVIPHTRVERDFLVAGISLPIFMPPVRRDGGIYTDSVWIQDANLLEAVHRGADELWVMWCIGNTPVYERGFFRQYVHMIEMSANGALFSQLEQIQSINDRIRAGEVVLGHREPITVHLIKPERPLPLDPDFYAGHITAASLIDMGYSDAWRYLAVASDRGLPLTPEMTQMTEPAPDLTFRETMSGPLALGVTDPMAGAQQGRATPFTMHCTISVDDMDAFEKDANHAARLVAHVSFPPFGEDISVREGAFNLFRNTDDPNTRLMTYSLRFEANGKEYVLEGTKTIHDDRGPDLWKDTTRLYSQLHEGPDARGPVVGAGVLTLGVGQLLKLIASMRSAREGLKGVEMVGRFGKLFLGTLWEIYAPHAKAAPPQRTPEESKGGESTTAGV comes from the coding sequence ATGAACATGGACACGTCGACGCGCGTGGAGCGTTGGCTCCAGGCGCATGAGCGGCAGTGGCGCTGGGTGCTCCAGGCGATTGCGTGGGTCACCATCGTCACCGGCGCGGCAATGATTGTCATGCCCGGCACGATGCTCGCTTCCCTCAGGGCGGGGACGGACCTGACCAGCCGCCACACCTTCGGCATCGAAGGCATGTTCATGATTCTGTTCGGCGGGCTGCTGCTCCAGGGCCTGATGCGCCCGCGCGAGAATGGCGTGCCCCTGCTGTGGGCCGGCATCCAGAAGCTGGCCGCGTTCCTCGCGGTGTCGCTGGGTGTGCTGCGCGGCGTGTTCTCCCCGCTGGCGCTCACGGTGGCCTTCTTCGACTTGTTGTCGGGCGTGCTGGTGCTCGGCTACCGCGCCTTCCTGAGCCGGGAGCAGCGGGCCGCCGTGGCAGGGAACGCCGGGCGCCTCACAGCGAACGGCGCGGTGATGGCGCCGCTCGGGATGAGTGCTCCCGGAGTGGTGGTGCCTCTCTCCGCGCGGCCCCGGCCGCCGGTGGTGTCCGCCGCATCCACCGAAGAGGCGCATGCCTCCGACGCGTCCCCTCCAGCGCCAGGAATGTCGGTCGCCGAGACGGCGGACCTGCGCGCCTCCGAGCCTGCACGGCCACTGCTCCCACTCATCGCGAGTGGCCGGAAGCGCTCCCTCATCCTCGCGGGCGGCGGCATGCGCGTGGCGTGGCAGGCGGGCGTGCTGCGTGCGCTCGCGGACGCGGGGCTCACCTTCCAGCATGGCGACGGCACGTCGGGCGGCATCATCAACCTGGCCATGCTGCTCTCCGGCGAGTCTCCCAAGGAGATGTGCGACCGGTGGCGGACGCTGCGGGTGAAGGACTTCGTCTCCTTCGTCTCACCGGAGAAGTACCTGCGCGCCTGGGACATGGAGGCCATGGGCGACGCGGACGGAATCGTCCAGCACGTCTTCCCGCACCTCGGCATCGACGTGGACGCCATCCGCGCCAACGCCAGCATGGAGGGCACCTTCAACGTCTGCGACTTCACCCGCAAGACGAACGACGTCATCCCGCACACGCGCGTGGAAAGAGACTTCCTCGTCGCCGGCATCTCCCTGCCCATCTTCATGCCGCCCGTGCGCAGGGACGGCGGCATCTACACGGACTCGGTGTGGATTCAGGATGCCAACCTGCTGGAGGCCGTGCACCGGGGCGCGGACGAGCTCTGGGTGATGTGGTGCATCGGCAACACGCCGGTGTACGAGCGTGGCTTCTTCCGCCAGTACGTCCACATGATTGAGATGAGCGCCAACGGCGCGCTCTTCTCCCAGTTGGAGCAGATTCAGTCCATCAACGACCGCATCCGCGCGGGCGAGGTGGTGCTGGGACACCGCGAGCCCATCACCGTCCACCTCATCAAGCCCGAGCGCCCGCTGCCGTTGGACCCGGACTTCTACGCGGGGCACATCACCGCCGCCTCGCTCATCGACATGGGCTACTCGGACGCCTGGCGCTACCTCGCGGTGGCCAGCGACCGGGGCCTTCCCCTCACTCCGGAGATGACACAGATGACCGAGCCCGCACCCGACCTGACCTTCCGCGAAACCATGTCCGGGCCTCTCGCCCTCGGAGTCACCGACCCGATGGCCGGCGCCCAGCAGGGCCGCGCCACGCCCTTCACCATGCACTGCACCATCAGCGTGGATGACATGGACGCCTTCGAGAAGGACGCCAACCACGCCGCACGCCTCGTGGCCCACGTCAGCTTCCCGCCCTTCGGCGAGGACATCTCCGTGCGCGAGGGCGCCTTCAACCTCTTCCGCAACACCGATGACCCCAACACCCGCCTGATGACGTACAGCCTGCGCTTCGAGGCCAACGGGAAGGAGTACGTCCTGGAGGGCACGAAGACCATCCACGACGACCGGGGGCCGGACTTGTGGAAGGACACCACGCGCCTGTACTCGCAGCTCCACGAGGGCCCGGACGCACGCGGCCCCGTGGTGGGCGCGGGCGTGCTGACGCTCGGCGTGGGGCAGCTCCTCAAGCTCATCGCCAGCATGCGCTCGGCGCGCGAGGGCCTGAAGGGCGTCGAGATGGTGGGCCGCTTCGGCAAGCTCTTCCTCGGCACCCTCTGGGAAATCTACGCGCCGCACGCGAAGGCGGCGCCCCCGCAGCGCACGCCCGAGGAATCGAAGGGCGGGGAATCAACGACGGCAGGCGTGTGA
- a CDS encoding response regulator, giving the protein MNTQPNVLLIDDDADLLEIYTFALEEMGCVVTTAHDGLEGLERALALHPDLILTDVHMPRMNGLELCCWLRADERLRGTPLILHSSENAIIAPRGEVFLHKDGDLSRLLAQVRRSLGGGRDGPTLASVA; this is encoded by the coding sequence ATGAACACCCAGCCCAACGTCCTCCTCATCGACGACGACGCGGACCTCCTCGAAATCTACACGTTTGCCCTGGAGGAAATGGGCTGTGTGGTCACGACGGCCCATGACGGGCTGGAGGGGCTGGAACGCGCCCTCGCGCTGCATCCCGACCTCATCCTCACCGACGTGCACATGCCTCGGATGAACGGGCTGGAGCTGTGCTGCTGGCTGCGCGCCGACGAGCGCCTGCGCGGTACTCCCCTCATCCTCCACAGCAGCGAGAACGCCATCATCGCCCCGCGCGGAGAAGTCTTCCTGCACAAGGACGGTGACCTGTCCCGGCTGCTGGCTCAGGTGAGACGGAGCCTCGGCGGAGGGAGGGACGGACCCACGCTTGCCTCCGTGGCGTGA